Proteins co-encoded in one Pseudophryne corroboree isolate aPseCor3 chromosome 1, aPseCor3.hap2, whole genome shotgun sequence genomic window:
- the LOC134967473 gene encoding olfactory receptor 6B9-like — MEDISNITRIINSFTLLGFPTSRPIQILLFIIFLLIYLSTIVENLLIIIITWISPKLHKPMYFFLGNLAFIEAWYVTVIVPKLLAIFVMESREISYSACLLQLYFFIALVCTECVLLTVMAFDRYVAICNPLQYVNIMNWDFCVLLALGSWICGFIISLIKVYYISRVTFCHSDVINHFYCDISPILNLACTDMRLAELVDFILALIILLVPLLLTFISYAYILATILRIPTSSGRRKAFSTCTSHLAVVIIFYAATLFMYARPSRARSVDYNKLVSVIYTVITPLLNPMIYCLRNKEVQEIIWKLLYSKN; from the coding sequence ATGGAAGACATTTCCAACATAACCAGAATAATAAATAGCTTTACCCTATTAGGATTTCCAACTTCTCGGCCAATTCAGATTCTGCTCTTCATAATTTTCCTCTTAATTTATCTTTCAACCATTGTGGAAAACCTGCTTATCATTATAATAACCTGGATTAGTCCCAAATTGCACAAACCAATGTACTTCTTTTTGGGGAACCTAGCTTTCATAGAGGCATGGTACGTTACTGTCATCGTGCCCAAGCTTCTTGCCATATTTGTAATGGAAAGCAGAGAAATCTCATACAGTGCTTGTTTGTTACAACTGTATTTCTTCATTGCGTTGGTATGTACAGAGTGCGTCTTGCTGACCGTTATGGCCTTTGACCGTTATGTGGCTATATGCAATCCTTTGCAATATGTCAACATCATGAACTGGGATTTCTGTGTGCTCTTGGCTTTAGGATCCTGGATTTGTGGATTCATTATATCACTGATCAAAGTTTACTACATATCCCGTGTAACTTTTTGTCATTCTGATGTTATAAATCACTTCTACTGTGACATATCTCCCATACTTAATCTTGCCTGTACTGACATGAGGTTGGCTGAACTTGTTGACTTTATACTTGCCTTAATAATTCTTCTTGTCCCTTTGTTGCTTACTTTTATATCTTATGCTTACATTCTGGCTACCATTCTCCGTATTCCGACATCCAGTGGGCGTCGGAAAGCCTTCTCCACTTGCACATCTCATTTGGCTGTGGTTATTATATTCTATGCAGCAACACTATTCATGTATGCCAGGCCAAGCAGGGCTAGGTCTGTTGATTACAATAAACTAGTATCAGTTATCTACACAGTAATAACACCTTTACTCAACCCAATGATTTACTGTCTAAGAAATAAGGAAGTTCAGGAGATCATATGGAAATTATTATATAGTAAAAATTAA